AGCGTGGCGAAAAATCTATGGGCTTACGTTTAGCTCAAGAAATCGTTGACGCTGCTGACAACAAAGGCACTGCGGTTAAGAAACGTGAAGACGTTCACCGTATGGCTGAAGCGAATAAAGCATTCGCACATTACCGTTGGTAATCTGTCCTTAACCTTTAAGAGGATCATATGGCACGTACAACTCCACTTGAGCGCTACCGTAATATCGGCATAGTAGCTCACGTAGATGCAGGTAAAACCACCACAACAGAACGTGTTCTGTTCTACACGGGTCTTTCTCATAAGATCGGTGAAGTACATGATGGCGCTGCAACTATGGATTGGATGGAGCAGGAACAAGAGCGTGGTATCACAATCACTTCTGCTGCAACAACGTGTTTCTGGAAAGGGATGGACGCGCAATTTGACGACCATCGTATCAATATTATTGATACTCCAGGACACGTAGATTTCACTATCGAAGTAGAGCGTTCTTTACGCGTATTAGATGGTGCGGTAGTTGTTCTTTGTGCTTCATCAGGTGTACAGCCGCAAACTGAGACAGTTTGGCGTCAAGCGAACAAATACGAAGTTCCAAGAATGATCTTCGTAAATAAAATGGATCGCACGGGCGCTGACTTCTTAACGGTTGTTGGCCAGGTGAAATCTCGTCTTGGAGCAACGCCTGTTCCAATCCAGTTGCCAATTGGCGCTGAAGACGACTTTAAAGGTGTTATTGACCTTATTAAAATGAAAGCCATTAACTGGAACGAAGCGGACCAGGGTATGACTTTCTCTTATGAGGCAATACCGGCAGAACTTCAAGAGCTTGCTGAAGAATGGCACTCTCATTTAGTTGAAAGTGCAGCTGAAGCCTCTGAAGAACTAATGGATAAGTACTTAGAAGGTGAAGAGTTAAGTGAAGCAGAGATTAAATCTGCTTTACGTCAACGCACATTAGCGAACGAAATTGTTCCCATTACGTGTGGTAGTGCATTTAAAAACAAAGGTGTTCAAGCTGTGCTTGATGGCGTTGTTGAGTATATGCCTGCACCAACACAAGTGAAACAAATCCAAGGTATCCTAGAAAATGGAACTGAGGAAGAACGTCCAGCTGATGATAAAGCGCCGTTTGCTGCACTTGCATTTAAGATTGCAACAGACCCGTTTGTTGGCACTTTAACCTTTTTCCGCGTTTACTCTGGTACTGTTAAACAGGGTGACGCGGTTTATAACCCAGTTAAAAGTAAGCGTGAGCGATTTGGTCGTATCGTACAGATGCATTCAAACTCACGTGAAGAGATCAAAGAAGTTTACGCAGGCGATATTGCGGCAGCTATTGGTCTTAAAGACGTAACAACAGGTGAAACACTGTGTGATCCGAATTCTATAATTACGCTTGAGCGTATGGAATTCCCAGAACCAGTTATCTCTGTTGCGGTTGAGCCTCGCACAATCGCTGACCAAGATAAGATGGGTATCGCGTTAGGTAAACTAGCGGCAGAAGATCCTTCTTTTCGTGTACAAACTGACGAAGAATCAGGCCAGACTATAATCTCTGGTATGGGTGAACTTCACCTAGATATCATTGTCGACCGTATGAAACGTGAATTCAGTGTTGAATGTAACGTTGGTAAGCCGCAGGTTGCATACCGAGAAGCTATTCGTTCAACTGTTGAAGTTGAAGGGAAGTTTGTACGTCAATCAGGTGGTCGTGGTCAATATGGTCACGTCTGGGTTAAACTTGAACCGATGGATATTTCGGATGATGAAGCACCAATTTACGAGTTCGTTAACGAAACTGTAGGTGGTTCGGTTCCTAAAGAATTTATCCCTGCGGTAGATAAAGGTCTCCAAGAGCAAATGTCTCAAGGTGTACTGGCTGGCTACCCATTACTTGGCGTTAAAGCGACTTTATATGATGGTTCATTCCATGATGTAGATTCGAATGAAATGGCATTTAAAATAGCAGGTTCAATGGCAATGAAAGCCGGGGCGCTTAAAGCTGACCCTGTTCTTTTAGAACCAATGATGAAGGTTGAAGTAATCACTCCTGACTCAAACATGGGTGATGTAGTTGGCGACTTAAACCGTCGTCGCGGCATAATCGAAGGCATGGAAGATGCAATAGGTGGACTTAAGCAAGTTAATGCGCAAGTTCCTCTTTCTGAAATGTTTGGTTATGCAACTGCTTTACGATCTGCAACACAGGGCCGTGCTTCTTACTCTATGGAGTTTTTGAAGTACGCTGAAGCCTCTAAAAATGTTGCAGATACAATAATTTCAGCTCGCGCTGTTATATGATTTTAGCTTGTCTGGCTCAATAGTGAGTCAGGCTTTAATTTCTTAATTAGGAATTTTTTAAGATGGCAAAAGAAAAGTTTGAACGCGTAAAACCGCACGTAAACGTTGGTACAATCGGCCACGTTGACCACGGTAAAACTACACTAACTGCAGCAATCACTAACGTACTTGCAAAAGTATACGGCGGTGTTGCTAAAGATTTCGCATCAATCGATAACGCTCCAGAAGAGCGCGAGCGTGGTATCACAATCTCAACTTCTCACGTTGAGTACGATACTCCAACTCGTCACTACGCACACGTAGATTGTCCTGGTCACGCCGATTATGTTAAAAACATGATCACTGGTGCTGCTCAAATGGACGGCGCTATCTTAGTAGTAGCTGCGACTGACGGCCCTATGCCACAAACTCGTGAGCACATCCTACTTTCTCGTCAGGTTGGCGTACCTTACATCGTTGTATTCATGAACAAATGTGACATGGTTGACGACGAAGAGCTACTTGAGCTAGTAGAAATGGAAGTTCGTGAACTTCTTTCTGAGTACGACTTCCCAGGTGATGACTTACCACTAATTCAAGGTTCTGCTCTTAAAGCACTTGAAGGCGAAAAGCAGTGGGAAGACAAGATCGTTGAGCTTGCAGAAGCACTAGATTCTTACATTCCAGAGCCAGAGCGTGACATCGATAAGCCATTCATCATGCCTATCGAAGATGTTTTCTCAATCCAAGGCCGTGGTACAGTTGTAACTGGTCGTGTTGAAGCTGGTATCATCAACGTGAATGACGAAGTTGAAATCGTTGGTATCAAAGAGACTACTAAGTCTACTTGTACTGGTGTTGAAATGTTCCGTAAGCTTCTTGACGAAGGTCGTGCTGGTGAGAACATTGGTGCACTTCTACGTGGTACTAAGCGTGAAGACGTTGAACGTGGTCAAGTACTAGCTAAGCCTGGTTCAATCAACCCACACACTACATTCACTTCAGAAGTATACGTACTTTCTAAAGATGAAGGTGGTCGTCATACTCCATTCTTTAAAGGTTACCGTCCACAGTTCTACTTCCGTACAACTGACGTAACTGGTGACGTACAGTTACCAGAAGGCGTAGAAATGGTAATGCCTGGTGATAACGTTAAGATGACAGTAACTCTAATCGCGCCAATCGCGATGGACGAAGGTCTTCGTTTCGCTATCCGTGAAGGTGGCCGTACTGTAGGTGCTGGTGTTGTAGCAACTATCGTAGAGTAATAGTTAACTTTTAAGTTAATTATTAGAAAAAGGTCACTTAGGTGGCCTTTTTTAATGCCTGAAATTTAGCTTACATGAAGGTGGCGCTCTTACCTAAGGTATAGGTGCTTTGTAGCAACGTTCAATGAGCAATAGTTAACGTTTAAGTTAATTAATACTAAAACAACCCGAGCTTAGCCTCGGGTTTTTTAATGCCTGCAATTTATGTCATGTGTGAAGATCTTTAATTATGTAAGGAATGTCTATTCATCGAATAGGTATCGACACTTACAGGGTATTAGCCTAAGCTAAAAATGGCTTAAATTCACAACAGGAAACGGGCAATGAATAATAAAAATAACTATCCACAAGGCGTATTTTGCTGGGCTGAACTGTGTACTTGTAATTGGAAAGAGGGTAAGGCTTTTTATACTTCATTGTTTGGGTGGGGGAGCGATGATCAGCCAATTGGCGATGATGAATATTACACCATGCTACAAAAGCAAGGGGATGATATTGCGGCTATGTATCAAATGCCACAAGCACAAATAAAGGATGAACTCCCTGGTTATTGGCTTACCTATATTGCTGTAGAGGATGTGGATGCATGTGCAATTAAAGCAAAAGAATTAGGCGCACAAATTATAGCGGGTCCGCACAATGTTATGGATGCAGGGCGCATGTTAATGCTTAAAGATACAGCAGGCGCTACCGTTGCGTTGTGGCAAGGTAATGAGCATATTGGTTGTAAGCGACCTGGTGAATTAACAACA
The sequence above is drawn from the Pseudoalteromonas espejiana DSM 9414 genome and encodes:
- the fusA gene encoding elongation factor G is translated as MARTTPLERYRNIGIVAHVDAGKTTTTERVLFYTGLSHKIGEVHDGAATMDWMEQEQERGITITSAATTCFWKGMDAQFDDHRINIIDTPGHVDFTIEVERSLRVLDGAVVVLCASSGVQPQTETVWRQANKYEVPRMIFVNKMDRTGADFLTVVGQVKSRLGATPVPIQLPIGAEDDFKGVIDLIKMKAINWNEADQGMTFSYEAIPAELQELAEEWHSHLVESAAEASEELMDKYLEGEELSEAEIKSALRQRTLANEIVPITCGSAFKNKGVQAVLDGVVEYMPAPTQVKQIQGILENGTEEERPADDKAPFAALAFKIATDPFVGTLTFFRVYSGTVKQGDAVYNPVKSKRERFGRIVQMHSNSREEIKEVYAGDIAAAIGLKDVTTGETLCDPNSIITLERMEFPEPVISVAVEPRTIADQDKMGIALGKLAAEDPSFRVQTDEESGQTIISGMGELHLDIIVDRMKREFSVECNVGKPQVAYREAIRSTVEVEGKFVRQSGGRGQYGHVWVKLEPMDISDDEAPIYEFVNETVGGSVPKEFIPAVDKGLQEQMSQGVLAGYPLLGVKATLYDGSFHDVDSNEMAFKIAGSMAMKAGALKADPVLLEPMMKVEVITPDSNMGDVVGDLNRRRGIIEGMEDAIGGLKQVNAQVPLSEMFGYATALRSATQGRASYSMEFLKYAEASKNVADTIISARAVI
- the tuf gene encoding elongation factor Tu, producing the protein MAKEKFERVKPHVNVGTIGHVDHGKTTLTAAITNVLAKVYGGVAKDFASIDNAPEERERGITISTSHVEYDTPTRHYAHVDCPGHADYVKNMITGAAQMDGAILVVAATDGPMPQTREHILLSRQVGVPYIVVFMNKCDMVDDEELLELVEMEVRELLSEYDFPGDDLPLIQGSALKALEGEKQWEDKIVELAEALDSYIPEPERDIDKPFIMPIEDVFSIQGRGTVVTGRVEAGIINVNDEVEIVGIKETTKSTCTGVEMFRKLLDEGRAGENIGALLRGTKREDVERGQVLAKPGSINPHTTFTSEVYVLSKDEGGRHTPFFKGYRPQFYFRTTDVTGDVQLPEGVEMVMPGDNVKMTVTLIAPIAMDEGLRFAIREGGRTVGAGVVATIVE
- a CDS encoding VOC family protein; the protein is MNNKNNYPQGVFCWAELCTCNWKEGKAFYTSLFGWGSDDQPIGDDEYYTMLQKQGDDIAAMYQMPQAQIKDELPGYWLTYIAVEDVDACAIKAKELGAQIIAGPHNVMDAGRMLMLKDTAGATVALWQGNEHIGCKRPGELTTPYWHEMATRDATASSNFYCELLGWKSQLKPMDGMDYTLFLIDDKPVAGMIEMTNEWPDDVPPHWMIYFAVDSCDSYVDKAVDLGAQVCVPVTDIEDVGRFSVVCDPQGSVFSIIEPALDELNA